One genomic window of Quercus robur chromosome 6, dhQueRobu3.1, whole genome shotgun sequence includes the following:
- the LOC126689785 gene encoding protein PELPK1-like, producing MASCKHVFILALIVTLSLSSINMSLAARQLLQTPAAPSLPTLPPLPSVPTLPQATLPPLPTTTLPPLPSLPTQPTLPKSTLPPLPSTQIPSLPNPTLPTTLPPLPATPLPTIPTTIPSIPTIPTIPFFSPPPSN from the coding sequence ATGGCTAGTTGCAAGCATGTTTTCATTTTGGCTTTAATTGTAACATTGTCTTTGTCAAGCATTAATATGAGTTTGGCTGCTCGTCAACTATTGCAAACGCCTGCAGCTCCGTCTCTGCCAACATTGCCTCCATTGCCCTCAGTGCCAACACTGCCTCAAGCCACATTGCCACCACTGCCAACTACCACACTGCCACCATTGCCGTCACTGCCAACTCAACCAACTCTGCCAAAGTCCACGTTGCCACCATTGCCAAGCACCCAAATCCCCTCCTTACCAAATCCAACTTTGCCAACAACTCTTCCTCCTTTGCCTGCCACTCCATTGCCCACCATCCCTACAACAATCCCGTCAATTCCTACAATTCCAACAATTCCCTTCTTCTCCCCACCCCCATCAAACTGA
- the LOC126689632 gene encoding transcription factor bHLH131-like, producing the protein MQQFQRYYKSGTCTIQNRFPQGVTSTNTISHKYSFSRPKSKAEAKQVAAKKHSEAERRRRMRINGQYATLRDILPNLVKMDKATVLAETVRQVRELRKTVSDLEGVCGGSSKDCVFPGGADKLSLENGDGDDDKGLVKVTFSCEDRPGLISAVARTLRSMKGRVVKFEMVTLGGRTKSVLWVQGLSGGNEGIGMLRRALKVVIDRPNLPGISKRSRLT; encoded by the exons ATGCAACAATTTCAGCGTTACTATAAGTCAGGAACATGTACAATACAAAATAGGTTCCCTCAAGGAGTTACCTCAACCAATACCATCAGCCATAAATATTCATTCTCTAGACCAAAATCAAAAGCTGAGGCCAAACAAGTCGCTGCAAAGAAACATAGTGAGGCAGAGAGGAGACGTAGGATGCGTATCAATGGTCAATATGCCACTCTGCGTGATATCCTCCCGAACTTAGTCAAA ATGGACAAGGCGACCGTGCTTGCAGAGACAGTTCGGCAAGTGAGGGAGTTGAGGAAGACTGTTTCGGATTTGGAAGGAGTTTGTGGTGGTAGCAGTAAGGATTGTGTGTTCCCTGGAGGGGCTGACAAGTTGAGTTTGGAAAACGGTGATGGTGACGATGACAAGGGGCTGGTCAAGGTCACATTTAGCTGTGAGGATAGGCCAGGGTTGATATCAGCCGTGGCAAGGACACTGAGGTCTATGAAAGGGAGGGTGGTGAAGTTTGAGATGGTAACACTGGGTGGAAGGACTAAAAGTGTGTTGTGGGTTCAAGGTCTGAGTGGTGGCAATGAAGGGATTGGAATGCTAAGAAGAGCTTTGAAGGTAGTCATTGACAGGCCCAATTTGCCAGGGATTAGCAAGAGGTCACGGCTCACTTGA
- the LOC126689786 gene encoding uncharacterized protein LOC126689786 — MAAQNLVREGVRWRVGNGSNIHIWGDKWLPTSSTYKIASPRQFLHQDTRVSELIDQDSARWKVNVLDALFFPYEADVIKGIPISSSLPPDKMIWAATPNGKFSVKSAYSIAMRQANRVDQGPQMYQAAPVCEGCGLEAETTGHLFWTCPRAREVWTCLKLVVPVDNDRIFSLLDLLWSMLVEESQNVEIVAKVVCIAWAMWRNQNEVQHGGQRRNGKDKVRWASQYMEEYKAATERLSCNEEADEAGGTWSPPPACSFKINGDSAIFANQKAVGVGVIVRDDIGRIEAAMSKKIPILLGAVEVEVMAYEIGLLFVKDIGIHDLIMEGDSLIIHRAMCDMSTPPSSVAVVIQGMQDMCKEFRRVMFSHV, encoded by the exons ATGGCTGCCCAAAATTTGGTTAGAGAGGGTGTACGGTGGAGAGTTGGAAATGGAAGCAATATTCATATTTGGGGTGATAAATGGCTACCCACATCATCCACATACAAGATTGCTTCACCCAGACAGTTTTTGCACCAAGACACAAGGGTGAGTGAGCTAATTGACCAAGATTCAGCAAGATGGAAGGTAAATGTACTGGATGCCTTGTTCTTTCCTTATGAAGCCGATGTGATAAAAGGTATCCCAATCAGTTCTTCTCTTCCACCGGATAAGATGATATGGGCTGCAACTCCGAATGGCAAGTTTAGTGTTAAGAGTGCTTATAGTATTGCCATGCGACAAGCAAACCGGGTAGACCAAG gcccccaaatgtATCAAGCCGCCCCTGTCTGTGAGGGGTGCGGGTTGGAGGCCGAAACTACTGGACACTTGTTTTGGACGTGCCCAAGAGCTAGAGAGGTCTGGACCTGTTTGAAATTAGTTGTGCCGGTGGACAATGATAGAATTTTTTCGCTCCTTGACTTGCTGTGGTCCATGTTGGTTGAAGAAAGCCAAAATGTTGAGATAGTGGCGAAGGTGGTTTGTATCGCATGGGCAATGTGGCGCAATCAGAATGAGGTTCAGCATGGTGGGCAACGACGGAATGGGAAGGATAAGGTTCGTTGGGCTTCTCAATATATGGAGGAGTATAAGGCAGCAACGGAAAGGTTAAGCTGTAATGAAGAGGCGGATGAGGCAGGGGGTACGTGGAGTCCTCCTCCGGCATGCAGTTTCAAAATTAATGGCGACAGTGCTATTTTCGCGAACCAAAAAGCAGTGGGTGTAGGAGTGATTGTCAGAGACGACATAGGCAGGATCGAGGCGGCAATGAGCAAGAAGATTCCTATTCTGTTGGGCGCTGTGGAGGTAGAGGTGATGGCGTACGAAATAGGTTTGCTCTTTGTGAAGGACATCGGCATTCATGACTTGATCATGGAGGGTGATTCGCTCATCATTCACCGTGCTATGTGCGACATGTCCACTCCACCTTCCTCTGTAGCTGTTGTTATTCAAGGCATGCAGGATATGTGCAAGGAATTTCGTAGAGTTATGTTCTCACACGTCTAG
- the LOC126689788 gene encoding uncharacterized protein LOC126689788 has translation MKNFIDTINYCGLRDLGFIGPKFMWIYQCADGMQIRERLDRAMATSEWIDLFPAANLYHLTSSVSDHSPLVLFMTRTKRRNMKTKKPFKFEAMWLRDRRCEEIVHEAWEEGKVTNIENLLGSCLEKSRVRLESWNKTEFGHVGRKVTELQKRLEWLELQPSSPDINCELMSTRVELNR, from the coding sequence ATGAAAAACTTTATTGACACCATCAACTATTGTGGcctaagagatttggggttcattGGACCAAAGTTTATGTGGATTTACCAGTGTGCGGATGGCATGCAGATTAGGGAACGGCTGGACAGAGCAATGGCAACTTCGGAATGGATAGACTTATTTCCTGCGGCCAACCTATATCACCTTACTTCATCAGTTTCGGATCATTCACCATTGGTTCTGTTCATGACCAGAACTAAGAGGAGGAATATGAAAACCAAGAAGCCATTTAAGTTCGAAGCAATGTGGTTGAGAGATCGACGATGTGAAGAGATAGTACATGAGGCATGGGAGGAGGGGAAGGTGACAAATATAGAGAATTTGCTAGGGAGTTGCTTAGAGAAGAGCCGGGTCAGATTAGAGAGCTGGAATAAAACAGAATTCGGTCACGTGGGAAGGAAGGTCACTGAACTCCAAAAAAGGCTTGAATGGCTAGAGCTTCAACCTTCATCACCTGATATCAACTGTGAGCTGATGAGCACCCGTGTTGAACTAAACCGCTAG
- the LOC126689789 gene encoding uncharacterized protein LOC126689789 gives MDDLTKHWSSLSLSDREGSGLRLKKEQAVNEFIIAARFFTKRSLNIDAIARTFSPLWRSKAGFNIKNNGDHIILFSFDNELEVDRILSSEPWCFDKHLMVLSKIKKGSPLKECNFNRASFWVQVYDIPLRYRNKEVAKQICETIGVIQHPKDPPDCDGGSFIRVRVSIDISLPLCRGRLITLDDDKEHWVSFKYKRLPNLCYWCGWLTHTDKDCEKWIDSEGSLQPDDQQFGAWMRAPSFVASRKNVVAVPSFFAKKKTETPVQNATARPPHPHGRSHPMVSEPANHHSMTINEPCANLASHAIPGGTTTASAISNLTDSDPSRKPTLQADFEHLIREIDKDIHLFYSGNLQARLSKENKREQIIEANSQPSAHSSPNTDQNQVQPIQPIPLNDITNQDPSISSTQAQAGKKWARIQRPPIISESQELNLILGKRSSHPLPDYTFSPKCKAIEAPLSDENLLPTVAADLQPRRQT, from the coding sequence ATGGACGATCTTACAAAACACTGGagctctctctccctttcaGATAGAGAGGGTTCAGGTCTCAGATTGAAAAAAGAACAAGCTGTAAATGAATTCATCATTGCAGCCAGATTCTTTACAAAGCGCTCTCTGAATATTGATGCCATAGCGAGAACCTTTTCGCCCTTATGGAGATCAAAAGCGGGTTTTAACATTAAGAATAATGGGGATCATATCATCCTCTTCTCGTTTGATAATGAATTAGAAGTGGACAGAATACTATCGTCGGAACCGTGGTGCTTTGACAAACACCTAATGGTcctctcaaaaatcaaaaagggTTCACCTCTAAAAGAGTGTAACTTCAACAGAGCCTCCTTTTGGGTTCAAGTCTACGATATACCATTGAGATACAGGAACAAAGAGGTCGCTAAGCAGATTTGTGAAACCATTGGAGTAATCCAACACCCAAAAGACCCCCCCGACTGTGACGGCGGCAGCTTCATCAGAGTTAGAGTGTCCATCGACATTTCACTACCTCTATGCCGTGGCCGACTTATCACCCTAGATGACGACAAAGAACACTGGGTTTCGTTCAAATACAAACGTCTCCCCAATCTCTGTTACTGGTGTGGATGGCTTACACACACCGATAAGGATTGCGAGAAGTGGATTGATAGCGAAGGCTCCCTTCAACCTGATGACCAGCAGTTTGGGGCTTGGATGAGAGCCCCTTCGTTTGTTGCATCTCGTAAAAATGTAGTGGCAGTCCCCAGTTTTTTTGCTAAGAAGAAAACGGAAACTCCAGTCCAAAACGCAACCGCTCGGCCACCACACCCACACGGACGGAGCCATCCGATGGTCTCAGAACCAGCAAACCACCATTCGATGACAATTAATGAGCCCTGTGCGAACCTGGCTTCTCACGCGATTCCCGGGGGAACAACTACTGCCTCGGCCATCTCGAACTTGACAGATTCTGACCCCTCTCGGAAACCTACTCTACAAGCTGACTTTGAGCACTTAATCCGAGAGATTGACAAAGATATCCACCTTTTTTACAGTGGGAACTTGCAAGCAAggctttcaaaagaaaataagcgGGAACAAATAATTGAAGCTAATTCGCAGCCTTCTGCCCACTCCAGCCCAAATACGGATCAGAACCAAGTCCAGCCCATCCAGCCCATCCCCTTAAATGACATTACAAACCAAGACCCATCTATTTCCTCCACTCAGGCCCAAGCTGGTAAGAAATGGGCTCGGATCCAAAGGCCTCCCATTATCTCTGAATCACAAGAGCTTAACCTCATTCTAGGCAAAAGAAGTTCTCATCCTCTCCCAGATTACACATTCTCCCCAAAATGCAAAGCCATTGAAGCACCCCTCTCTGATGAAAACCTTCTTCCAACGGTGGCGGCTGACCTCCAGCCCCGCCGGCAAACATGA